The genomic stretch TCGTCGCGGCGCAGATGGGCGCCTCGCTCGAAGAGACCGTCGGAACGCTCGCGGCCTTCGCGTCGGCTGGACTCATCGGCTCCGATGCGGGTACGTCGTTCCGGTCGATGCTGCTGCGCCTCGCGAACCCCACCGGCGAAGCCGCCACTCTCATGGAAGAGCTCGGCATCTCGGCATATGACGCGTCTGGCGAGTTCGTCGGCATGGCCAACCTCGCAGGCTCGCTGGAGGAGGCACTCGGCACCCTCACGGCAGAGCAGCGCAACGCGGCTCTGGCGACGATCTTCGGACAGGACGCGATCCGTGGCGCCAACATCCTCTACAACGAGGGCCGCGCGGGTATCGAGCAGTGGACCGAGACCGTTGACGACTCGGGTGCTGCAGCGGAGACCGCGGCGGCGCGCCTCGACAACCTGAATGGTGACCTGCAGATCCTCGGGGGCTCGTGGGACACGCTTCTGATCAAGATGGGCGCATCAGCGGATGGGCCGTTGCGGGGTCTCGTCCAGAACGCCACCGAAGCGGTCAATGCGTTTTCATCAATGGACCCTGCGATACAGGGGACCGTACTCGGGCTGGGCGCGATCACGGCGGGGGTGCTGCTGGTCGGCGGGACCATGCTGATTGCCATTCCGCAGATCGCGGCGTTTCGCACCGCGCTTGCGACGCTCGGTTTCACTGCCGACTCCGCCCGGGGGGCGCTTGGTCGCCTTTCGGCTCGAGCCGGCGGCGCATTTGTTCTGGCCGGTCAGGCTGCATTTGCAGCAGCGCCGCTCATCGGCGTCGTCGTTGATCGTCTCGTCGCGGCTTCGAACGCTGCGGCGCGTGCGCAGGAGGCATTTACGGCTGCGGCTGGCGCGAGCGATGTGCTTGCGGCGTCGCATCAGAAGTGGGCCGACACTCAGGGCGACAACTTCTTCGGCCTGTTCGCCGGCGCGGATCAGGATGCCGAGTCAATCGCGCGGCTGGTCGGTGGGCTTGACGATGCGGCTGCCGCAGCAGCTGCCTACTACGACGTGCAGAACCGCGGCTCGTGGGACACGTGGAACGCGGACCTCAACGAGCAGATATCGATGCTCAACCAGCTCGGGAAGAACCTTGCCGAGCTGGCCGAGTACGACAGTCCTGCCGCCGCGCAAGCGTTCCAGCTCATGGCGGAGAGTCTTCATGGTGGGGATGAGGCGCTCGTCAACCTGCTCGATTCCATGCCTGTGTACCGGGCGCAGCTCGCAGAGCAGGCCGATGGCCTGGGGATCGTTGAGGGCGAGGCGGACACCTACGAGGAGTCTCTCGCGCTTGCGCAGATGGCACTCGAGGAAGCGAACACTGCCGGAGAGAACTTCGCGGACGCACTGTCGGAACAGTCCGCGGCGGCGGATGACACGTCGGGGGCGATTGAGTCGCTCGCAGATGCGCTTCGTGACTACAACTCGGTGCTGTACGACTCGATCAATGCCGAGATGGACTACTACGCGGCGGTAGACGCCGCGACGGCCGCGATTGAGGCGAACGGGCAGTCGCTCGACCTGACGACCGAGGCCGGACGCGCCAACATGGCGGCGCTCTTGGATCTCGGGCAGTCGTCGCGTGACTACGCGGCCCAGGTCTACGAGACCACGGGCAGCGTCGAAGACATGACCGCTGCATTGCAGAACGGTTGGCAGCAGGTCTACGACACTGCGATCGCGATGGGTGAATCCCACGACGATGCCGTCCAATACGCCGACGACCTCAACGGCATCCCGGAAGAGATCGCAACAGAGATCATCGCGAACACCCAGCCTGCCCAGGATGCGGTTGACAGTTGGATCGAGAACAACAACGGCCGTTGGATCCGTGTATATGCATACACGGAGTGGGTGACGCCGAGCACACCGGATGGTGAAGTGCCTCGTCGCGCGGCTGGTGGCGCCATCTGGGGTGCGGGCCCGAAGGGCGTCGACTCGGTGCCCGCTGTCCTCGCACCCGGCGAGCACGTGCTGACGGCGCAAGAGGTCGACCTGATGGGCGGCCAGGGTGCCGTGTACGCGTGGCGCGCCGCGATGCGCGCCGGTGTTCCCGCGTTCGCGCAGGGCGGCGCCGTCGGCCCGCAGTACCCGGTCATCACGAACCAGTACGGGCGCGGTGACGTGACTGTGACGGTGCCCATCGACGCCCGCGGCATGCCGTCCGTAGACGCGATCGCGACGCGCGCTGCGCACAAGGTCGCGGATGTCTTTCGCTCGTCGTAGAGGAGGCCGTGGTGCCAGATAGTGACGTGCTCGTGAGAATCGGCGGTCTCGAGTTTTCCGGGCAAGGAACGCACAGGACGCGCACGGGATTCTTCATCCGCGACCAGGGGCTCACTGGATGGCACGACGGAGTTTCGTTCCGGTCGGACCGTACGGGCCTTCTCGCTCGGCCCGGCACGCTGGTGGGGAACGTGCAGCCGGAGGGCCGGGTGATACCGCTCGCCGGGCCGGCGATTGCTTCCTCACAGCCGGAGCTGCTCGCGATGCGAGATCAGTTCCGAGAGCTCTTCCGTACAGGAACGGAGCGCATCGAGGTTCAGCATTCCGGGCGCACCGAGTGGTGTGATGTCGAGCGCCTCGAGCAGCCCGAGTTCTCGCCGCTGTACTACCTGAATCGGGCGAACTACCGGCTCGCGATGTACGCCCCCGACCCATTCATCTTCGGTACGGCGCGCCGCTACACGGGCACGGGACAGTCGCTGGCGGTGTCGCATCGTGGCTCGTGGGATGCGGCCCCGACGGTCACGGTGCGCGCTGCGACTGCGATGACGTCTGGTTACGGTCTGCGGCTCCTTGATGGGTCGGAGACGCGCGGCTTCTTGCGGGTCAATTCGGCCGGCGCGGGGGTGCGGCATGTGATCCGCCCGGACCTGATGGAGGTCCGCACCACGTCGGGCGCTCTCCTCATCGGTGCGTTGCATTCGGGTGAGCCCTGGTCCGTGCCGCCGAACGGTGAGTTCACGGTGCGGGTCGAACCAGTCACGGGGACCGGCGTCGTCGAGTCCATGCAGATCGTCGACACCTACCTCTAGGAGGCCGTATGTGGTCGTGGTGGCTGGTGGAGACACATTCCGGGAAGCGTCGCGTGCCGGTGGAGGTGATGGCACCGTCATGGGGCCGTCAGTACAACGGCAAGCCGCGCTCGTCGGCGACGATCTCGACGGAGCGGTGGACGGCGGAAGATGCTCGTGACCTGCTCGAGCCGTTCTACGTGTCGCTGGTGCCGCATTGGGATGGACAGCCGGTGTGCTACGCGCCGGTCGTGAAGACATCGAAAGCCGGCGCGGATCTCGTGCAACTCGACTGCGAGGACATCCTGACGCTGGCCGATGACCGGTTCACGCACTTCGTGCAGGACTACGGGCAGGCGCCGTTCACGATCACGAACCGCTCACCCACGGGTGCGCTACTTCGGGTTATCCGGCACGCGGTCTCTGGGTACGCGGACCCGCGCCGGAACCTGCCGCTGAGCGGTGGCGGCACCGAAACATCTGGGTCGGTGTCGAGATCGATCCCGCAGCACGAGCTGCAGACCATCGGATCGATCATCCGCGAGCTGCAGGACAGCGAGGGCGCGCCCTCGGTCGAGCTGCAGCCGATTCTCGAGGCCGACGGCTCGATCGGCCTGCGCCCCACATTCGGACCACAGCCGATCGCTTCGGTGGTGGCCGAGTACATAGTGCCGGCGGGCCGTGAGGTCGTGTCGTGGTCGTGGCAGATCGACGCGGTGAAGCAGATCACGGGTGTCGTGGTGGCCGGCGAGGGGTCGGGACAGGACATGCTCACCGGCCGTCTCGCGCACGTCTCACCGTCCTATCGGGGCCCGTACCGGCACACGACTATCCCGATGAAGCTCGTGTCGAATCAGGCGCAGCTGAACCAGCACGCCCGCGCCTATCGGGACGCGCACGACAAGCCGACGACGCAGTTCTCGCTCACGGTGCGCATCGGGCAGATCACTCCGACCGTGCGACTGGGGAGCGTGATCCGGGTGTACCCCATCGGCGAGAAGCTGCTCGAGCAGCGCTGGTACCAGTGCGTGGTCATCGGCGTCTCAGGTGACGGCACGAAGAACGTCCATCTGGAACTGCAGGAGGCGCGATGAGGCTCGACAATCTTGACGATTTCCGAGCCGCGATCCTCGAGATCGCGGCTCGCCTGCAGGCGCTCGAGCACGGCACGCCGCAGAACCACATGACCGTCACGGGCGACATCACAATGCGTGACGGCGGGACGATGCACGCGGGGGCCTATGTGGTCGACTCGTCGGGCATCGTGATGCCGTATCAGGGGGGCAAGAGATCGGTGGAGTCCGTCGCGGACTCCCTGTCGACACGGATCGAGAACACCGCGGAGGTGGCGTGGTCGGCGTATGACGGCGCCGCGTACGCGCAGACGCGCGCGACGCAGGGCATCAACGCGGCGGCGGCGGCGCAGTCGACCGCGAACGGGGCGGCGTCCGCGGCCGCGTCCGCGAACCAAAACGCGACGAACGCGTGGAACCGCGCCGGCACGGCGATATCGAACGCTGCCACGGCGCAGTCAACCGCGAACAGTGCCGCGTCGGCGGCGAGCACCGCGCAGAGCGGCGTCAACAACCTGACCAACCGGGTGAACGAGCTTCGTGCGGAACTCAACCGGCTGATCGTGTGGGCGCGCGGTGGCGGCTACCCAGGCACCACCGTGCCGTGATCCGAAAGGCAGACGCATGGCTCTCTGGCATGGCACGGTGCAGCAACTCACGGGGGCGGCGCTCCCCTCGAACCGGCGCCCGCTGGTGCGGTTCCGCCCGTCGGGGCCGGCATCGATCTCGTCCGGGCTGCTCACGACTGCGGTCGTCGAGGTCGAGCCCGCAACCGACGGCTCATTCGAAGTCGAGCTCGCGGACTTCACGTCGGCGCGGCCGGCCGTGTGGCTGACGGTCGAGGTCGCGTGGTTCGACGAGGTAACGACCGCGGACGGCAAACGCCGCATGGTCGGCGTCGATGTGATGCCGTGGCGATTCATCCCAGCCGCGTGGGGCGGAGACATCGGCGACGCGATCGACGCGTCTCCGGCGGCATGGGACGTGTGGGTGTGGCCGACGCCGCACGCGAATCGGAACCGACTCTGGCTCGATACCACGAATGGCCGACTGAAGAGATGGGTGTGACATGGCTTGGGTAACGATCGCCGACCTGAAAGGGCTCGGTTTCGCGAATCCGCGCATCGTCAATGACGCACTCGTGGTCGACCTGATGGACGGGAACACGCTGCAGCAGGCGGGCGCCGTCGTCGGCGATGTCCGTGGCCGTCAGGGCGACCGCGGAATTCAGGGCATCCAGGGCATCCAGGGCGTGAAGGGCGACCGGGGGTTCAAGGGTCTCGGCCTCGCGAACGCGCGCGTCGAGGGTGACCTGCTCGTCATCGACGTCATGGATGGCGACACGAAGACGGGCGAGCTCACCGCCGGGAACGTGCGCGGCCCGCAAGGTCTGAAGGGCGACAAGGGCGACAAGGGCGACACGGGCTCGGCGTCGGTCGCGATCAACGACGACCAGACGGGCACGGAGACGACCTGGTCGTCGTCAAAGATCGGCGCCACGGTGCAGACGGCGAACACGACGCTGGGGCAGCAGA from Pseudoclavibacter endophyticus encodes the following:
- a CDS encoding phage tail tape measure protein gives rise to the protein MADKSVKVSLIADVQNYLRGMDEASRKTREAERAAQDTSRAMASQTQAMQQVGRGALVLGGLIAVGVGAAVKAYADYDQAMSQVQAATGETAGNMELLSEAAIQAGMDTAYSAVEAADGIENLAKAGVSTADILAGGLTGALDLAAAGSISVASAAETAASTMTQFGLAGSDVAHIADLLSSAANNAQGGVSDLSGALNQSGLVAAQMGASLEETVGTLAAFASAGLIGSDAGTSFRSMLLRLANPTGEAATLMEELGISAYDASGEFVGMANLAGSLEEALGTLTAEQRNAALATIFGQDAIRGANILYNEGRAGIEQWTETVDDSGAAAETAAARLDNLNGDLQILGGSWDTLLIKMGASADGPLRGLVQNATEAVNAFSSMDPAIQGTVLGLGAITAGVLLVGGTMLIAIPQIAAFRTALATLGFTADSARGALGRLSARAGGAFVLAGQAAFAAAPLIGVVVDRLVAASNAAARAQEAFTAAAGASDVLAASHQKWADTQGDNFFGLFAGADQDAESIARLVGGLDDAAAAAAAYYDVQNRGSWDTWNADLNEQISMLNQLGKNLAELAEYDSPAAAQAFQLMAESLHGGDEALVNLLDSMPVYRAQLAEQADGLGIVEGEADTYEESLALAQMALEEANTAGENFADALSEQSAAADDTSGAIESLADALRDYNSVLYDSINAEMDYYAAVDAATAAIEANGQSLDLTTEAGRANMAALLDLGQSSRDYAAQVYETTGSVEDMTAALQNGWQQVYDTAIAMGESHDDAVQYADDLNGIPEEIATEIIANTQPAQDAVDSWIENNNGRWIRVYAYTEWVTPSTPDGEVPRRAAGGAIWGAGPKGVDSVPAVLAPGEHVLTAQEVDLMGGQGAVYAWRAAMRAGVPAFAQGGAVGPQYPVITNQYGRGDVTVTVPIDARGMPSVDAIATRAAHKVADVFRSS